ccgtcagaatttcctcggaaatcattaattcaattttcgcgaaatatttggcggcttggtttacccggttaaatgaaaatattccgaggaaccaggtttcctcggaatttcctcggaatttaccgaggaaattccgaggaaccagggtttggggtttcaaaacatcgattattttcgccgtatttcatttcttatacaattataatgcataccattgaggattctttgtatagatgatcataaaccatgaaataacaaaatttcaaaaataattgtaagtattttCTTTACCGTttgttaaagtgtataagtgtttctcttatgttgtgtggttttcgttcatgcaatcgtaaaagtgtttgttattgggtaaaacaccaaagtttgacttcataatctggttaagacacttaatgaaggttatatacgtgttattcaatccgtaaaacgttgttttcggtttaaaaccccaagttcctcggaatttcctcggaattttccgagggaattccgaggaaaactctatcgtcgtcggaatttcctcggaaaattccgaggaaattccgaggaaaaggaatgtataatcaaatccctaaatcgacaagatctattccgaggaaattccgaggaaaacctttctgccctcggaatttcttcggaatttttaaaatccccccaacggctctctaacgtctataatatttcctcggaattcatcggttttttcctaGGAATActattttcctcggtattccgtcggaatattccgacgaactgaattttcctcggtattccgtcggaatattccgacgaactaaattttcctcggaattccgtcggtatattccgaggaaattccgaggaagccaaattttgtgtttcctcggaattgcctcggaaattcctcggtatattccgaggaattcattttccgtcggaacgtccgtcagaataccgctgttttcttgtagtgacccattggttaaaaaaaaaaatcttataatttTCCTAACGAAAAGTTGTTCTAATTAAATCAAACAATCGAAACAGTCCATCGttgaaaatatttgttttactgCTAATTTGAGTCTTTGCCCCTAAAAGTTTGCCTAATATACAACCAAAACATCCTAGAGTTTAAAAAGACAAAGCTtaaagtgaaaatatttaagaattaaatatttttggggGAACAAAAAGAATGAAAGAGATTGTTTAGTCAAGGAGATTACGACAAAAGATGAGAGATTATGATAGCAAAGGAGGACAGTGTCGCACGTGCAACACCGAAATCTTCGACCAGAAACGGGTAGATTGGTGCACTCTGCACACGTGCCTCCTCGGTCAAAGGTCAAAAGCAACTAATACATTTATCACTAGTCATTGGACCTCCCAAACTATTAAAACTAACATTAATTTCATAGTGgcattattttatgaaattgcAGGGTATCCAAGATACGGATTAGATTAGGCGACTATGTTGGCAAAGAGACTTTCAGAACTAATTAAgaatttcgaaaataaatagtaatcttttaaggtttgttcatgttatTGGCATCCTTCGCACCTTAATAGATAATTGATTCGGAATGTATAAAATCATGATGGATTGATatgtaatattttgtgtattagaTAGCTTATACTATATAatatcaacaaaaataaaataaattgcatattgaattatatatgaaattatcATTATGAATCACTCAAAAGGGAAACTAGAGAGGGAGACAATGCGGAAGCATGCGTTTATCAGTCACGTCCTCGGACATGGAACTTAgcatttttatatgatttgcaGAGAATTACTATGTACTTTTTTCGTCAATGGTAAACATCAGTTCTATACAAAAAAGGGGCAGATGTGACGAATGCCCATCCCTACGTGTGATCTCACATGCAAGTAAGAGATTTTAAAGCGCAAGTTTTCCAGAGAGACAAATAGTTAGacagatatttttaaattgaccATACTTTTAAATCGACCAAAGAAAAACTTTTAAGGTGAGTATGAAGACTGAGGACAAATGTTAggatgtatattttaaaagtgtgTAACCGAATGTATCACCAAGACCTTTTAATGAGTATAAATGTATAATGCTACGTCACTCTGGCCAGAACCCTAACGAGAGGCCACGTCCGCGTgcaattttaaacaaaaacaccCATGCCATATCGCATAATTTAAACGTATTCTCTTTCTCCTATATTTCTTTGTGAACATGGCTCCTACAATTTTACCGTCGAGTATGAACGAAAATCTTTGATTACGGTTTATGTTATTATAGCTAAACACGATACAATTGCCAAATTCGTGATTGATCATCAatgttttgtcaaaaaaataactGAGCAACATGATTTTCAGCATGcattaataaattattactaTTTAAACATGGTGATGAAAATATGAGATTTAAATGTATAGTTCGATCACATATATCATCATTTCATAaaccctttaacaaaaaaaaaattcatcatttCATATTTATGATTAGCGAGGGTTTTGACAAGCGAATGATAAAAAACGGCAATGATTCACGAAAACATGATGACCAACAAATAAAACGTTTTGAAGAATTACATGTCGATTTGTCCATCAACACATTCCTATATAAGGTAACAGACCAAATCTTTCAGTGTGCCACAATCCATATGATGGTCAACGGACTCAATACTTCCAATTGTCGTCTCCGCTGGTCACATCGACCAAACTTCTGTGTTACAATACCGATGGACCGACTCACGTACACTCACGTACACACACGTCCATATATTGTATTAGAGATTTTAACATATTGTATTCAGTTGCTACTCTTGTTAGTGGCAACCAAGCGTATCGACGTAATTCACTCTCATGTCTTTGATCTCATTTCGACCTATCAAGAAAAGAGATTATATCGAGGTAGTGCGTTTCCATCTAATTGCCTAAAAGACAATTGTTTACTACTTGCGTTGACTCAAACATGTGAAGTGAAATATTAACCGCATCTATATGGAGTTGTGGTTTATGTATGATAGTCgatataataatatgttaagataatcGACCTTAGAGGAtggtatatatatgtttcaagGATGGCagatgtatatttttttggtgaacAGATGGCAGATATTTATTTAGATACTATAATTAGTTTATTGGAGATACAAACtacatttaaaaatagaatGTTGAAAATGTTCGAGGTTCAATAAAGTAGAAGTATAGGATACGAAATGATGTAGATTAATAAACAATACGACATCAAACCTAATCACGTGCCTTAATTGCTGGGCCTTTCTTTTTtccttgaaatatttttttatgtgcTTCGTTTTTACAGAAGAAACCCGCCTTCTCATCCGGCATGTTGTTCCCCacaagctttttttttctttctttgcttctcGATCTCTCAACTTCTtcagaattaatatttttaataatttcgaCTTGAACTTTTAGTTCTGGCCGGAGATTAATACTTTGTTCCAAATGTAGGTAGTTTTAGGGCATCTCCAATCTATAATACTATTTTAGTGTGAAAACTACACAATTTTAgtgtcaaattttttttttcatatctaACCACAAcaccaaaattttattttgatttttatattatttagttagaaattttattattaatagatatatatatatatatgtatatatgtataaataaaattattatgtaattatattgcacaaaaatttataacactaaatatttgttttaaaataaattattttttatttttaaatataataatattaaaataacaaactaAAATAAACTATTCCAATATCTGTAATTATTTAAttactatataattatttatctattttatatgtgTTTATCTTGCCATTGAtacttatttaattaatattttattaataaaattaagtgAATAGTATTTTGCGTTGTGAATAGTaacacaccaaatttggtgcgGTACTGTAATTTTGCACTAAAATGGTGTAATTCTTGCAGTTGGGTTGGAAAAGTTTTGATGTAGAAATTACACTAAAATGATGTTTAGAAATTGGGTTAGAGATTACCTTAGCAAAAAGAatttgtttcataatataagtagtttaaatatttcaataaaGTAATGTTAggttttttataattggttgaattaattgattaaatgatatattttttgaaataataactttctaaatatttgtgtttttagaCAAAACTACTTACCATTAGAAACGAAGGGAGTAGCAATTATACGTATGCAAGAACATTGTATTTTAACCGGCCCTATACAAGTTTACCCGGGACTTGACTGTTTTCTTTTGACCCCAAAGGTTAGCTAGTATTATTTGTTCCTTTCCAATACTCACTTGGCATCCTACACGATAACTACCCTCTTATACTTTAATGCACCCTATAATCTATATTTCATAAACGTGAGGTGTGATGGACTCATGTGAGCCTTTCatacataaaaacaatttactcttttatttgttttagttaGCATAATAAGAAAATTCGCAGTGTAACTATGTTTATTTgtacaaaaaataattgtttttctctttgttttatacatatcttaactattttttcatttttgtgatAATATATGACTCGCTAATATAAATCCATCCCCAAACTAAAAAGTTTGTTGGATGTAAATGAATGTATCTTGTACAAAACAGAATAAGAGGCCTGAATATGAAATATTAACTAATGAGGGGTTAGAGTGTAAATAAAAAACGCAGCCGATAAAAAGCTAAAACAACCTGACCCGAAAGAGTAAAATCCGGTTGGGTGGGTTTAAATAAAGAGTGGGCATGAGAGAACAAAGTGTCGCGATGCATGCACGACAAGTGGAAACAACTAGTGGTTTGGTTTACTTTGTTTTGGAGTTAAGGTGGTAATTTGGGAATTAAATTTCACTTCCCAAATCTTTTGCATCCTTGTTAAGTGGTTTAATTAAATTATCACCTTCAAAACAACACAATTACAAAGCTAGaatagatctctctctctctctcctgtaTTACGCCGGGCGACACAGAAGAAACCGCtgtattttttctaaaactctttctctctcctaACTCTACATGCAcattctccctctctctctctctactgcaactgcattattattatttttgattaaataaaaCGAGCGCCCCATCTTCTTTCTCCCTCCCCTCTCCTTTCTTTTTAAGTAGACGTCTCAGACGTTCCTTAAAGAGCTTCTGCTTCCcatcttcttttctcttctcctcGGACAACTGTTTACATTCAATAGAATAGATAGATCTTTTGATAAATAACCTCGTGATTATCGTTTCCTACAAGTATTTCATATATTAGTCTTCTTCCCACAAATGCAGTTCTCTGAAAGCTTAGTGTAACGCTTGATCAggtttgtatttttctttataaaagaaTAACCTTTTTTTCTGGATTTCTACTTAAATCTCTTTTGTCCTTTTCTGAAGAACCAGTATAGAAATTTATAGGCGGTTCCATTCTCtctcctaattttttttattaatttaatcaaATCTTTACCAGGGTCTACCgaagaacaacaacaaacaagagagagaaagcAAAAAAAGTGAACTAGATGGCTCCGATGACGAACTGGTTAACGTTTTCTTTGTCACCAATGGAGATGTTGAGGTCATCTGATCAGTCTCAGTTCGTGTCCTATGACGCTTCTTCCGCCGCCTCATCTCCTTACCTCCTCGATAATTTCTAtggtaataaaataaaataaactactTCTTCCTTTTTATCTTTGAGGTACTAAACGAAACACGAAATGATTGTAGTGTTACATAGTATAGGCTCTAGTAACCGACTTGGTAGCTTAAATGCTTTATCCTATAAACCGAGTTGTGCTGAACTCAGCTTCCCCCTCGTGTTCTTCTCTGACTGACTTTGTCTGTTTCCGACAAAagggcaaaagaaaaaaaatagtttttttcttttctcatacGGAAAAAAATAAAGACTTCTTTGTATGTAGGTTGGACGAATCAAAAGCctcaggaagaagaagaagctcagaTAACAGCTTCTATGGCGGATTCAACAATCCTAACATCCTTCGTGGACTCACAGAATCATTCTCAGAACCATATCCCAAAGCTAGAAGATTTTCTCGGTGACTTCCGTTACTCCGACAACAGCCAAACAGAGACACAAGACTCTTCTTCCCTCACTCATATCTACGATCCACGTCACCACCAGAACCAAACCGGGTTTTACTCTGATCATAGCCACGATTTCAAAGCCATGACCGGTTTTCAAACCGCTTTTTCAACGAACTCCGGTTCTGAAGTCGACGACTCGGTTTCAATGAGCCGGACTCATCTCGCAGGAGAGTATTTGGGACACGTGGTGGAGTCTTCTGGTCAGGAGCTTGGTTTTATTCACGGTGGAGCTAACACAGGAGGAGCTTTGTCACTTGGGGTTAACACTAACAACACTAATAATCAGATTTCTGAGTATAACTACCGTGCTAATAACAATGGTGAGAGAATCATCAACAATAACAACAGAGAGAAGACAGATTCTGAGAAGGAGAAGCCTGTTGTGGCAGTGGAAAGATCAGATTCTTCTAACAAGAAGGTCGCTGATACGTTTGGACAAAGGACTTCCATTTACCGAGGAGTTACAAGGTATGTTCAAAACCAAGAAGAGTCAAAGGAGTTGTGTTGTCATTAGTCAAAGCCATTGACtgaagtttttaattttttggtaattaAATGAAGTATTAATGTGAATTTTGATTGATGCAGACATAGATGGACGGGAAGGTATGAAGCTCATCTATGGGATAATAGCTGTAGGCGAGAAGGTCAGGCCAGGAAAGGACGTCAaggtatatttttcttttcttttcaatctAGTTGATTTCATCACTGTTACAATCTTTCTTGACGTCAAGAATTACAATCTCGTgtggttattttggttttacaTATATGTCGTTTAGGCATATGCTGTTTTGCTTGTGAATCCTTAGTGTTTTTCCCCCTTGTCCCTAAGTGGGATTTAGAAGGATTAAGAAGAGTGAGCTATAGGATAAGTTTGTCAATGAAATTGAATGCAAGATTCAAAAGAAGCTTTAcctttttccttttattttattgatctGTCTACCTCTTTATTATGATGATTGATTGAAACTTTGGGTGACTACATTTGCTAAGGGTAGCCAAAGTTTTTAACTTTGACAATACTTTTGAGTCAGAACTTAGGGATAAAAGAGAAGGGTATGAAATATAATACTATAAGATATAGTTGTTGTTCGTtgaattttcatatatttagccGAAGGGTGCCGCCATTTTGTTCCTTTGTCTCtattacattttcaaaattctttCATTTCAGCCAAAAGGTACATACGCTGGGTCCCAATGGCATTGCCTATATGATGCAACCTCTGTTTCTTTGATTGACATGTTTTTGGTCCCACTTTGACCCTATAATCCCACATTTTTTCTTCACCTACAAATTGTTAAGCATATACTATATGATTTGATGTTATGTAGTAGGCATGTGATGTGAGACCATTGGCCTGTTTCTTCAGTATTTAGCTTCATACGGGTTGAAGTGAAGAGTACTTGGGTTAGTTAGaggttatttttaatttatttgtcgAGTGCAAAACATGATGCTACTTCAGTGAAAATAGatgaaaatttaaatgaaaattgtaaaagattTGTAGTGTTTCTGCTGTCCATAAGGTGTCAGATTGATTTACATGTAGAGTTCACATCAACAAAGCAAAGTCTGAATATTCTCAGTAgcttttgctttatttttatatatgttcttGCTTTGGGCTACCAGTACTACCTCCACCAACAAGAGTGGGGATCTAGGGTTTGACCACATCCAAGACTtccattctttctctttttgtttgtaTCTTTTCAAATTCTCTCACTTTTGCTTTCTGACTATTATGACCGGTAtcaaaatatccaaaaagaaTCTGAAACATAACGTTGTGGTTGATATTTAATTTCCCTTTACATGGTCTGCATTATTTTCTTGCATAACAGAACCAATGTTAGACTAATAGAATTTCTTTGGTAATATTTGTTACATATCCTTTAAGCATTTTGATCATTTCGTTGTCTAAATACTTTCCTCTTTTGTACGCATGTGCCATCGATGGATACCGGCTTTTGCTTAAATCAACAGTATACTTGGGTAAGAACAATATCTCAACTAGTCAGTTCTAGATCAATAAACAATAATCGACATGCATTTAATAAAACTGTTTCTTTTGTGAAATATTAGGTGGATATGACAAAGAAGATAAGGCAGCACGAGCTTACGATCTAGCAGCTCTGAAGTACTGGAATACTGCTGCTACCACCAATTTTCCTGTACGTAccttccttctcctcttctgatTTGGTCCgttagtgttttttatttatattggtCACGATTTGCTAATTTCTTATAATGATTTTAGATTACGAACTACTCAAAAGAATTAGAGGAAATGAAGCACATGACCAAACAAGAGTTCATTGCTTCCCTTAGGAGGTAATATCCATAAACAAGACCATTTTTTTTGTGTCAAaggtttatatatatgtgtgtgtttttataGTAACCCCGAGGTTAAACCGATATAATTACAGGAAGAGTAGTGGATTCTCTAGAGGAGCTTCCATGTACCGAGGTGTAACAAGACATCATCAACAAGGACGTTGGCAAGCTAGGATAGGCCGTGTTGCCGGCAACAAAGATCTTTACCTCGGAACCTTTGGTAAGTCAAATCAATAAACTTCAATAAAGATATTAATGATCACCAAGCTAAGgttctaaatattattatttatttttttggtgttGGTGTTGGTGTTGTAGCAACGGAAGAGGAAGCAGCTGAGGCATACGACATAGCAGCGATCAAATTCAGAGGAATAAACGCTGTAACCAACTTTGAGATGAACCGTTACGACGTTGAAGCCATCATGAAGAGTGCACTTCCTATCGGTGGTGCAGCAAAACGTCTCAAGCTCTCTTTAGAATCTGAGCAGAAACCTATCATCGGTCATCATCAACTCCACCATTTTCAGCAACAACATCAACAGCTTCAGTCCTCTCCCAATGACAGTAGCATTAACTTCGCTCTTTgtcctagctcagacgttcaGCCTCAGATGATTCCATGTGGAATCCCTTTTGAAGCAGCTTCTCTTTACCATCACCAACAGCAACAACAGCAACAGAACTTTTTCCAGCGTTTTCAGTCGAATGCAGCTTCTGATTCGACGGACTCTAATAATAACTCCAACGTTCAAAGCTCCATGGGACTAATGGCGCCAAATGCAGCAGCTGAGTTCTTCCTCTGGCCTAATCAGTCTTACTAGAATCGACATGTGATTTGgagtctgtttttgtttggttaagtTCTTAATAGTCTTTTAAGGGATACAACTTCCTGATTATGGCTAACCTATAAGCTGATTAGAAGAATATGAAAATCTCACTTgcgtctatttttttttttgggtttcacTAACTGTTGTTTAGGCAGGAGTAGATGGGGGTGAAAAGTGGAAGAACTGAAAACAGTTGGGGTTATTATTGTATCAAATTATAAACTCGGTGGTGGAAATGGTAGTTCTGGGAATTAGGGGTGGTTTCTggtttcttttatctttttgtatGTATCATGGGCACCGTACTATGTTTCCagttatgtaatattttatctTGAAAAAGTTCCTTCTCGGCTTGGCTACAGAGATTGTTCGCTGTATATCTTCATGAGACTAGTGTTCTTTTAAGGCTTCGTTTAAAACTATAATGATGTGCCTTCTTATTCACATCGACGATCTCAAACTGCATTACTAACCATTCTTTTCATGTCTGAATGAGTTTTCCATGGTTTTTCTAGCTTCCAAAATTTTAGGACCGACCATGTTTAGTTGGGTTAGTGACAGCCATATCTCTCTCCAATAAACTCTGTAGTTACATTATAGTTAATACTGT
The window above is part of the Brassica napus cultivar Da-Ae chromosome C3, Da-Ae, whole genome shotgun sequence genome. Proteins encoded here:
- the LOC106384892 gene encoding AP2-like ethylene-responsive transcription factor AIL6; amino-acid sequence: MAPMTNWLTFSLSPMEMLRSSDQSQFVSYDASSAASSPYLLDNFYGWTNQKPQEEEEAQITASMADSTILTSFVDSQNHSQNHIPKLEDFLGDFRYSDNSQTETQDSSSLTHIYDPRHHQNQTGFYSDHSHDFKAMTGFQTAFSTNSGSEVDDSVSMSRTHLAGEYLGHVVESSGQELGFIHGGANTGGALSLGVNTNNTNNQISEYNYRANNNGERIINNNNREKTDSEKEKPVVAVERSDSSNKKVADTFGQRTSIYRGVTRHRWTGRYEAHLWDNSCRREGQARKGRQVYLGGYDKEDKAARAYDLAALKYWNTAATTNFPITNYSKELEEMKHMTKQEFIASLRRKSSGFSRGASMYRGVTRHHQQGRWQARIGRVAGNKDLYLGTFATEEEAAEAYDIAAIKFRGINAVTNFEMNRYDVEAIMKSALPIGGAAKRLKLSLESEQKPIIGHHQLHHFQQQHQQLQSSPNDSSINFALCPSSDVQPQMIPCGIPFEAASLYHHQQQQQQQNFFQRFQSNAASDSTDSNNNSNVQSSMGLMAPNAAAEFFLWPNQSY